The window aaagcaggaggaattatgataatgtcggtctcgtctatatcaccaatcccaggaagtaaactgttgcctacaatccttgTTTTTTGtagtagtccaagaaaagagatttaagttggagacaataactcgcatcatcgtttcctttggggtttgtaccttttgcatatcgttaacatgtactaatacacacttacataccaaaggaaatgtaaaattgtaggAAAAACTTTTCATTCATTGTAATACTGTGCACATGGTACAGTACCCTGGACCTGAGCTGTCGCTGGGCcaataccctttaaaaagatcagagttatacatttggtaccaatatgtacctttgaggtatagTCATTTGAACTCGAAATGGGCTAAGGGGTATTTTTGAAAGGGCATTACTCCAGTGACAGTTTAGTGTCAGGGATTGGTTTAAGGTTTAGGGGTTGTTTTAGGATAAGGGGTTGATtcagggttagggttagggtcaAGTGAGTAATTACAACCAGATGGTTTAAATTAAAGTACAATTTAGGTACACAAATAGGcacattgtatacatttttgtaagtgCATATTTGTTAAAGACACTGATCTTAAAGTGGGACCACAAAAAGggttttaaaaaacaataatttacaacaatgccaactacactagtcaacatttaaaatggatcaaaacctttcataaaaattttgaacaatactgttcTTGACAACTTTAatgaacttttttgatccacttcaaatgttgagcACTCATGCCATAGGAAACACATAATGCCGGTTGAGATGCCttaatttaaaggggccatggcacaagattttttttaagatgccaaataaatctttggtgtccccagaacacatatgtgaagttttagctcaaaataccatatagataatttattataacatgtttaaattgccactttgtaggtgtgtgcaaaaatgtgccgttttgggtgtgtcatcatttaaaatgcaaatgagctgatgaaattcaaacactgatcacaatgatggtggtttgatgcaattaaaacttaattgtgcttttctctgcactaaatggcagtgctgtggatGGAAAGTgaagattaaggggtggtattattataataagagctccttatgacatcataaggagagccaaatttcaacaacttatttttttcaagtaactgggttgatctttttcacattttctagattgaaagaagcactggggacccaatcatagcacttaaacatggaaaaaatctgatttccatgccatggcccctttaaaaacattttacatattttaaaacatcagtgccattgtttggtCTCAAGATCCACaccaccagtattgttttttgtaagattttgttcataaaagctacttaaatgtcctaatataactaaggccttgtcTCGATTAATAAACAGGATTAAGCGAAACTGCCCCATAATGAAGAAAAGCTATGATATTTTTAAGCCTAAATCTCCATTATGACGGTTAAATCTGTAACCAGTAATACAGTAAACCGTTTCCAAACTTTCAAGCGTGACTCATAAGCAATAAATGTCAATCAGATATGGGAACTGTAAATAGCTATGACATGTGCTGGTCTATATGGTTCAGCCCTACGAACGTCTGTCTATACATCCATCCGGATTCCTCCTGATCTTCAGGTCACAAGAGAATACAAACTGAAACTGATCCAGCAAGTCTGTCAGGAGCTCATATCTGACGGCGGTGAATTAGTGAGACATATTTCTTGTCTGGAAGGGGCTCTGGTGGTCCTCCTTAGATCACGGTGTCTCTTTGATCCATATTGTAGCCGGATACAGCTTCAAAGGATGACTGCACAATAATGTAAAGCTATATAATAACGATTGACTTTCTTGCACTTTGACAAAAGATCACATGCTAATCTATAAGAAAGGAAACTTTTAAAGACATCAGTGTGAATTTTATAGCAGCCATGACACAGATTTATAGCATGTGGTGATTATTGGCTTCCTGTAATCCTAGCTTTCTTATCACTGCTAGTGTTTGTTGTATTTTGGGTGGATCACACATTGTAAAATCTCATCTACGCCTACGCCCGTTCACAAGGGCAAATGTAAAGATTAGACTTGGTAATAAAAGCTGAACAAAAGGCGCCGAATGAACATTATCCCACTTCCACCaggttttaaaataataaatgataaAGTATAATAAACTTCTTTAGGCTTTTTCAGGCGCTGGGTGTGGCATTCACCCAACACAGCCGTACAACAGCTCTATTCAGCTTTTCATCTAATGTCACAATGACGCAACATTTTTGAATGAAGTCACTTCCACGAGCGGGGACTTTCCACTCCCTTTAAGAAATGCCGGGCGTTGCTTCCGAAGTATGTTACTGAAACCATCCTAAATATTTCTAACCATAGCGACCAACCTGAATACAAATTTTGATGGAACCAATGAATGAATCCTGTATGACATACATTTTACATATGAAACATTACAAATGAAGACATCCACGTACGAATTCAGTATGTTTCgtgaaaatttatttaaataaatacataaatgaaaTAACTTAATACAACATTGGTATTCGCAGCGATCCtctggaaaaataaataatttacacgTATATCCAAAGCCTCATCGACTCCGTGGTTAATAAAGTTCAAGAGTTCAGTCTTTTCGAGGGTTTTCATGTTGAAATCGTGTCAGGTTTCCAAAAACCTTCAGCGGAGCGTTTTAAGGGACGTCCTTGCCCGGAGCACATGGGCTGTTTCCAGACGTGCCGACATTGTCCATGCTTTGGTCCAAGCTTATCAAGATTCAGTCTGATGTATCTCTAAACAGAGAAAACCAAATATAAGTGATTTAGTCCATATAATACCAAATTAACCAGTTATCTAGCTAGCTCTGTAAATTCCATTGATAGTCTATGACCAAATATTGATACTTAGTTAAAACAAGTTGACTGTTCGAAAGGCCTTTACTTATTTAGTATGAGAAATAAAGGTTCATTTAACATCCTTTATGTTGCATTAATGTTAGCAATTTAGTTCTTgaactaaaattaaaaaatggttCATGGCAGAACCCTTATTTTTAAGAAAGTCAGCCATAATAGTTACGTGGGCTTCACATGTCCCCTTTATAACTTATACAGTGTATTTGTTAATTCTCACCATGTATGGCTTGGATGAACATCTCATGGTGCTCTGGCTTTGCATTTTTCCTGTCGTCCCAGAGATGTGTCGTCTATCTCCTGTCTTGTTTTAAAGTCCTGAATGGCTTTTCTGTTTTGGAAGTCGATGAGAGCCATTGTGATGACAGCATTCCAGCAGTTTTCCTCACCCGAGCACCTGAAGTCAATCTCTTTATTATCCGTGGTCACGATGGTAAAGTAAACGAACCTTCCGGTTCGCTCCACGCAGTCCACCTTCTTGATGGACTGCAGCTTGAGCTCTTTGCTCTTGGTTTTCTTCTGGTTATCCGCGTAGATGTTCAGGCTGTCCGAGGTGAGGACGCATGTCTTTCTCTTCCAGAACTGGAGGAGATTGTCGCTTCTCTTCTCCAGCTCTCCTTCTTTCAGGATCTGGGAGATGTCAGAGCCCGTCATGGTGGCGTTTGAAGGCTTGTGTGGGAATAAGCAGGTATACGAATGACCGAGAGCTTCGTATAATCGCGTTTGAAGTCTCCGTGTGACGCCGCGCTTCTTCATGCGTGCGTTAAAATCCAGCCCGATTTGAACGCCGCGAGGCGAGGGGCTGCGTTTTATAAAACTCGACGCGCCCCACCCACTTGACATCTGATCGCGTCAACTGTGTCTCTCGAGTGATGAATGGACGAGTGGGTGGAAGTCTGGCACGGGAACACGTGGAGGATGATAAGTTAAGTGTTACTAACCATTCTCAGTCAGTAGAAAGAGCCTGTGTGGAGAGTCTCTAAATGTCGCGTGGATTTTGTACTGTATGTCGCGCTCGCGAGGCAGTACTGGCGACACTCGTCTCTAGATTTGTCTAAGCGTTTTTAAAGTTACTAAAAGTGACTTAAGTCGCTAAATTGGCGACACTTTACATTAGGTATGTTGCtaactccgctgtcgcggctgacGTTTTGGTTCCACTCAGCGAAACTCAAGATTTTCTCAGGCGGCGCGCGGTGCTGTTGAAAATAATGCTTCTGTTGGTTTGTTGATGGCGAAATTTCtgagtttttattgttaacaCCACCGGAAGAACCATAGGTACCTTCTCGTTTTCAGTCACAACCTTTCATGTTTAACCACTGGCCGTGCGAGCTCGCCAAAGTCGGTTGTTTGAAAAATAGTCGTTGTTTTTGCTGAAGTTGAGTAaagacattcttgaaattgtaaagacatttagtttaattgctaaactacaagtgaacgaaattttaAGAAATTTGACCGACTACCAAAGGTGGTTTTACCTCTACCAAAATCTGCTTGAATGGTAAAGAATGGGACGCAGCCGTATAGCCATGTAGATGATATCTGTATATATAGACTGAATAAAGAGTGTTATTTGGTGTAATTagtggtttgtttttttatatatctgaCTTTTCAGAAGTGGAATATGTAGAGGATATATCAAACAGCTTATCCTGAAAGATTCAGGTCAATATCTTAACGATTTAAAAAGTTATAGCTAAAAACTTCATAATTTTCATGATtcggtcacacattttcttgaattttaatggaaaacatgggaccaaataaagtgatgattttcgagtttcaaatggccagtattttgttattctttaaCCCATATACATGatattggtctaatttaaaagcttttttcaagctctttctatctgaacaactcgttttagcatttaaccattttgaaaattttagcaACATACCTATTTACATATGTAACATGCTCAAAACACGAACAAATACTAGTAGGCCTAATGTAAAGcctagtatttactatagtattgtatttgtttatgtatttttgtatttgtgtaTGTATTTTAAAGTAGTGTGAATTAATATTAGTAGGCTGGATACTGTAATATACTTCGAAAATGTTATATATATGTTTCTTTTATGCATTTATGTTACATGTAGCATGTAAATGACTAATAATGAAAAGTATTAAAGCAGCTTAATTCCTTTTATAATATAGCTTAACAATATATTATTtacatattaatatataatataatatgtcCCTTGCAAAAAGTAACCAGATTATACTAGTAACCACAGTTTAACTATGGAATTTGTTGTAAAACCTGAGTAACCACAAATTTGTCATAGTCGAAGTAAAAATAACCAAACggttaaataaagtttatttaaggAATACTTcccgataatttactcacccctgtGTTATCtgaaatgttgtctttctttgttcagccgagaagaaattaggttttttaggaaaacatttcaggatttttttaaatttaatagactttattggacctcaagagtttacagttttaatgcagcttcaaagaggcataagggtcttatctagcgaaaccatCGTCATTTTtagcaagaaaaataacaaatttgtacttttaaaccaaaacttctcgtcttgcagtagccgtgtgatgcgccagcgcgaccttacaaTATTACGTAATCACATTAAAAGGTCATGCAttacgtatgcgaaactaccgccccagtgattacaagtgtggagaaagaggactattctgacgttgttgtatgtggaatgatactaattcatttcagttaattgtttaaaatggtccgcaagtgtgcgtttcacatatgtgatGCGTGACCTTTTGTCGTGCTTACGCAAATACGTAAGGTCATATGGCGCgtcacacagctagtgcaagacgagaagttgtgtgcttattttttttttgttgaaaattaCTATCGTTttgttagataagacccttatgcctggtttgggatcgtttagagccctttgaagctgcgttaaaactgcattgaaactgtaaactgttggtgTCCAATAACGTCTattaaattaaaggattagtccattttcttaataaaaatccagataatttactcaccaccatatcatccaaaatgttgatgtctttctttgttcagtcgagaagaaattatgtattttggggaaaacattccaggatttttcttattttaatggactttaatggaccccaacacttaacagttttaatttagtttaaaatttgcagtttcaacgcagcttcaaaggactctaaatgataccaaacgaggcataagggtcttatctagcgaaaagattgcaaaataaaaaagcacttttaaaccacaacttctcgtctatctctggtcctgtaaacgcacatttgcggaccattttaaacaataactgACACatagacattaattagtatcattccacaatacaacaatgtcggaacggtccgttttctccacacttgtaaacactggggcatagttttGCATtcgtcctccgtgacctcttgacgtgatgacgtattgcgtgaggtcgcactggcgcatcaaaggaccggaggaagacaagaagttgtggtttaaaagtgcatatttttatcgtttcgctagataagacccttatgcctcgtttggtatggtttagagtcctttgaaactgcaattttaaactgcattaatactgttaagtgttggggtccatttaagtccattaaaatgagaaaaatcctgaaatgttttcctcaaaaaacataatttcttcttgactgaacaaagaaagacataatgACTTGGATGACAcgtgggtgagtaaattatcaggattttatttttattaaagtggagtattcctttaacttaGTTCGGGTGGAGCATGGCCATGTAATCAAACCAATCAGCGCAAAGAGGTGTTTATATATAGCTGTCCCTCACCTCGGTCCGTAGgcttttgcagcatccctccttcACCCCATCGCCTCACAATCAGCTAGTACATCTATCCCAGTTAAAGAGGGGGTAGTACTTTATCATATTATTCATAAATCATAGACTAATGAGATTTAGAGAGAGATAAATGGATGGAGGGATTAAAAATTAGTCAAAAGATTCGCTTTCTGTGGTGTGTATGTAATTACTGtaatatttacatgtatgcatttgggagatgcttttatccaaaacaatttacagtgcattacacatacataacaataatattaaatattactgTATGTCTGTTGACTGTAATGAACTCTAAAAGAGTTATTTTGAAATCTAAGTGTCAACGGACTTTGGCCAGTGGCAATAAGCATAATAAAGTGCTATCAAATGTCATTTTATGAATCATGTCGGCTTTTCTTTTCATTTCCTCTGCTTTTTTAGATTAAGTGGTAGTGTTTTATGGTTACCagggtgtgtttgtgtatatgcaGTGTCATCAAGGGAAAAAGAGCAAAGAAGCAGAGTTTTGTCTGCCTTATGACTCACTGTTGATCATGGAGGGAGGAGCCTTGCCAAACAACTCCTACTGTAAGCCAAACCAACAGGATTCATCTTCAGGGCGGCAAAACTGATTTTAGATCAGAAGGAAAACGTATTCCTTGGATGTCGGTTTATTGTCTGATGTAAAGTTTTCTGAGGGCTTCTTTGTCCTCCAAAACCTTACATAGTTGTTGGTGGGCAGATCTGGCATTGAGCGTGTTATCTGTGGGAAGTCAAAACAAAATTCTCTCTTGCTGATGAGTACACGAGCATGTTGGATTCTGAGTCAGTTTCCAAACAAACGATAGAGGCATTTTTCCAGCATTTCTTGCAGACTCGGATCTTACAGCCAAATGCGTTGGACTTCAGGCTGAATATGGTTTAACCAATCAAGTCTGTTCAAGTCCATTTCACAATGCGTTCACAATGAAAAGTGATTCATAGTGTAATCTTGACTTTGTGAGATCACTTCACGGTTGGGTTGTTaatctaattttatttaaaagatcAGTTGCATAACCATGTAACTGCAGTGGAAAAATACCTTGCTGCACttatgtttaagtttaaacaacttgaattaataagtcatttcaacttttttgacTAGTAAAAAgttgctacactgcaaaaaatgattttcaattattttttttgtatttttgtcttgttttcagcaaaaatatctaaaaattcttacattaagatgctttttatgatgagcaaaacgacccaagaaaataagtctagtttttagaccaaaaatatcaaatttaagtgattttgtgcataaaatggggtaagcaaaaaaatcttgaacatttttcttaaacactaaattcaagaaaaaatcaagaaaaaattgcttactccattggcagattttttttgcttgttttatgcacaaaatcacttaaatttgatatttttggtctaaaaactagtcttattttcttgggtcgttttgctcaagaaaaagcatcttaatttaagaatttttagatatttttactgaaaaccattcaaaaatactatgaattatttttcttaaatcattttttgcagtgaagaaCTTAAGCccattcaacttaattttttttatttataccaactccttactagtcaaaaatgttaaaattacttttgggCTGCATTTACACTGCCTACTTGAAGTGACTCAATTCCGATTTTTTCCTTTCAATTGACACAGATCGGATATGACCCACGGACGTGTTAGCAggaaaaaaatgcataaaatccGACTTTTTCAGATTTCAGATGTGGAAATAAATTGGATATGAATCGGATACATGCATTCGTGTCCGCAATGTAAGGGGACAGATCGGATATTCCCATCTCAAGACGTGTCGTGGCCGggtcattaaagggacactccatttttaaaaaaaaaataggctcattttccagctcccctagagttaaacatttgatttttaccattatgAAATCCATTCAGacaatctctgggtctggcggtaacacttttagcatagcttagcataatccattgaatctggttagaccattagcatcacgctcaaagataaccaaagagttttgatatttttcacttgactcttctgttgttactttgtgtactaagactgacaggatattaaaagttgttattttctaggctgatatgtcTAGGACTATACgctcattttggcgtaataatcaaggactttgctgccgtaacatggctgcagaaggagcaatgatattacgcaacacccaaaaatagtcccctgctattgaaagttaccaatgGGCCTATTTTCAGTTTCTGCGATcattattaattatatataattaatatcattatataaaatattgaaactttttggtcatttttagcgcaatgctaatggtctaatcagattcaatggattatgctaagctatgctaaaagtggtacagtaccgccagaccaggagattggctgaatggatttcaaaactgtaaatatcgaatgtttaactctaggcgagctagaaaatgagcatatttaaaaaaattggagAGTCTCTTTAAAAATGCGATGCTAGCAAATGACGTCAACTCAACCGCAACCGTagtttattaaaaaatccaGCATAAAAAACTCAGAAATATGTTGGTAAATACACACCTCGATGCATTTTCACTATGCTTTTTacactgcacattttgtattGCATATTTGTTATGTAATATCAAACTCCTCctcttatatatttttattttaagggcCATTTCCATGATGGAAAGGCAAAACCCTATTTAGGTATGTACCACAGTACCATATTGTTCTTTTGTCGAAAACAATGTTTACTATAACGCAAGGCTATAATAAAAGGTCTGAGCACAACATGGCAGCTGTCACCTGACAGTTTTCCTGCAGGAATCCATGCCTGTCAAAAGCCCTATCTAACAGAAGAGCTGTCTCCTCCAATTGTCTGCCAGACCTATTTTTAGCACCTTGATCTCCAAGTATGATCTCCCCACAAACCCCTTACTGCACACTCGTGAACGTAAGCTGTCCTCTGGATGAGAAAGATCGGCGATGAGTCCACACAGTTATTCGAAGCATTGTTCAGATAAGCCATGAACAAGTGTAACCATATCGTGGGAAAAAGAACAAATGGCGTTAAGGTCCGAGACCGGCATGAGAAACCACCGGGAAACAATGCGGAGGGGATGTGAGGTGCTGACACATACAGGCCCAAAGGCCAACTACTATAATGTCTTGGGCCActtaatataaacataatttaagGTACAAACCAATGGGTGGTCTTGAAAGTTCATAACTAATTTTAAAACGGGGTTTGCTCTGTTGTGGGAACTTATATAAGACCTTCAGGATTCTTAATGCATCATTATATGGTAATGATGTTGCTCAATTAAGACAGCTGCATTGTTttcaaaacaaataataataaaaaaaatttagacAAAGTAAAGATGCAGTAATTGTTAACTGGAAATAAGCCGAAGGATAATTAGCTtgtaattaaatacattttcaaaatgccCATCACTATAAATATACTGCCTGCCTGACAAGTTTTCCATAATTCTGACGTGTTAAAAATCATAATTACAATATACTTTAATTATGAAATTACATTTCTGACTTTAAATTCTGATTGGACGAGCCACATTTGAAGTTGTTGAGTGCATtaacatgcacaaaataagcaaatatctatcaaaaatctgcttattatagaaatTGTTTGCGTATGTTTACGTGCAAACATTGGCGGCCGGTAACTTCTTTTTTTGCTggtgcacgatgcgaagctcatCAAAACATGTATCAtttgtgtggctcgtcatgccaaaatatgtttatgttttgtgaACAACATTTTTGGAGATTTGCacattgtattgtttttgttatattgtactttgtttattatttatgtgTAAGTATTTGTTGTCTCTACTTGGCACTTTATCTTGGCCAGGTCGCCGTTTTAAATGACGCATGATGCAAATATTTTGCCACCAGTGCATGCAAATCAATCAACCGTTAGGGATTTGTCGCAGGCAAGGACGTCATTGCCTATTGCAAGGCGTTCGGTGCAGATAAACAGCGCGCATAACGCTCATGGCCCATAGTAAACCATTCAAAAAAGCCGCCTGCCACTGCCAGAAACGCGTTCTGTTCTCATGCGATTCCAGATGACTTCCTTTCTTTTTTTGAataccaataaataaataaatagttgtCATATGCATGTTTCGTCACGctaacaaattatatttttatgctaTTAATGTGCCAGTGTCGACATATTTGAACTgctaatctgtatgttttccagcatattaaataaataaaaataagatcAATATATATGAACCGTTTTCTCTCACAATCATATCGTTTTACTTGAGAAGATATTTATTAACCCCCATTCGTTTTATGTTTTGGTGAATAATTCTTTTAAAGCTAAATTAATTATATGTTTTGCTTTGTGAACCCAAATTttgcaacctgatctcatgaatttccaggttatagtcacggaatattttgcttgtttatcTGTGTCATTGTCGCGGATTTCCGCATTTTTCCGCGTCcgtgccacggactttcttttccgtgtcggTTTCA is drawn from Misgurnus anguillicaudatus chromosome 6, ASM2758022v2, whole genome shotgun sequence and contains these coding sequences:
- the phlda2 gene encoding pleckstrin homology-like domain family A member 2 codes for the protein MKKRGVTRRLQTRLYEALGHSYTCLFPHKPSNATMTGSDISQILKEGELEKRSDNLLQFWKRKTCVLTSDSLNIYADNQKKTKSKELKLQSIKKVDCVERTGRFVYFTIVTTDNKEIDFRCSGEENCWNAVITMALIDFQNRKAIQDFKTRQEIDDTSLGRQEKCKARAP